From one Xiphias gladius isolate SHS-SW01 ecotype Sanya breed wild chromosome 12, ASM1685928v1, whole genome shotgun sequence genomic stretch:
- the LOC120797086 gene encoding uncharacterized protein LOC120797086, with translation MRNFTSITALFLFLFLLFVSGWISVSVSQSQTLEVQPGEEVTLLCSNISKKPTHTFWSRLDDKRTVSCIASMYRSDSEASFCDGFKKGFEMSSDVSTVFLKIKRVDLSDSGLYFCGFYIIKNIIINNTIHLNVQDNSESKEGVDFETEKMPDGETNLMSVILAGLTVFLTVVIIVLAVKIRKLQKAVTAEPQPERNKNLGSEDLNYAALSFHPKPKRNLKTASERELEPNVVYAATR, from the exons ATGAGGAACTTTACCTCGATAACAGCTTTGTTTCTCTTCTTGTTTCTGCTCTTTGTTTCAGGCTGGatctctgtctcagtgtctcagtcTCAGACTTTGGAGGTCCAGCCTGGTGAGGAAGTCACACTGTTGTGCTCTAACATTTCCAAGAAGCCAACTCAcacattttggtccagacttgATGATAAAAGAACGGTCAGCTGTATCGCCTCTATGTACAGGTCTGATAGCGAAGCTTCATTCTGCgatggatttaaaaaaggatttgaaaTGAGCTCCGACGTCTCCACTGTCTTTCTTAAAATCAAGCGAGTGGATTTATCTGACTCAGGACTGTATTTCTGTGGATTTTACATCATCAAAAACATAATCATtaataatacaatacatttaaatgttcaAG ATAATAGTGAATCTAAAGAAGGAGTGGATTTTGAGACTGAAA aaatGCCTGATGGAGAGACAAACCTGATGAGTGTGATCCTGGCCGGTCTGACTGTTTTCCTCACTGTAGTCATCATTGTTCTGGCCGTTAAAATCAGGAAACTTCAGAAAG CTGTGACTGCAGAACCACAGCCAGAAAGAAACAAG AATCTGGGCTCAGAGGACCTGAACTACGCGGCTCTAAGTTTCCATCCAAAACCGAAAAGAAACCTTAAGACTGcatcagagagagagctggagccAAATGTTGTGTACGCTGCCACCAGATAG